The Candidatus Tiamatella incendiivivens genome includes a region encoding these proteins:
- a CDS encoding tungsten cofactor oxidoreductase radical SAM maturase — MKKWLVKPSMASHPRELMIEISNKCNYKCIYCFRNLMTDPEGFMGPELYGKIIKEAYDSGVGKITFSGWGEPLLHPRIGDFARRAKEFGFKVLLNTNGYYLKENTSWIKDLVDELYISIDSSESNLYSIIRKGGDLSRLLEALEDINRYRKEKMARKPEIIVQFTLTKLNVDNLVKTIELAGKLKATRFIVSNILPLTPGQEKSLACYIDDKCKEKVARIVGRLARLSMIHNILISLPQLGLSTERECPFASRNALFVRWDGKVAPCIYMAHGWRNTFYKVTRTINPVILGDLNKKSLMDIWNSENYTQYKFNLDFMYYPSCPDCPLRDYCTLTLSNDMDCWGNQPSCASCPYARDIVRCPL; from the coding sequence GTGAAAAAATGGCTGGTAAAACCCTCTATGGCCAGTCATCCTAGAGAATTAATGATCGAGATCTCGAATAAATGCAACTATAAATGCATTTATTGTTTCAGGAATCTAATGACGGATCCAGAAGGATTCATGGGTCCAGAATTATATGGTAAGATCATAAAAGAAGCATATGACTCAGGTGTAGGGAAAATAACTTTCTCAGGTTGGGGAGAACCTTTACTTCATCCTAGAATCGGGGACTTTGCCAGGAGAGCCAAGGAATTCGGGTTCAAGGTACTTTTGAATACAAACGGTTACTATCTCAAGGAAAATACTAGTTGGATAAAAGATTTAGTAGATGAGCTCTATATAAGCATAGATAGCAGTGAAAGCAATTTATACTCTATAATAAGAAAAGGCGGGGATCTTTCGAGGCTCCTTGAAGCGCTAGAAGACATAAATAGGTATAGAAAGGAGAAAATGGCTAGAAAGCCGGAAATAATCGTCCAGTTCACACTAACTAAGCTCAATGTAGATAATTTAGTTAAAACCATTGAACTTGCTGGAAAACTAAAAGCAACAAGGTTTATTGTGTCAAACATTCTTCCATTAACACCAGGACAGGAAAAATCACTGGCGTGCTATATAGATGACAAATGCAAAGAGAAAGTGGCTAGGATAGTAGGGAGGCTCGCTAGGTTAAGTATGATCCATAACATCCTCATAAGCCTACCTCAGCTGGGCTTGTCGACCGAAAGAGAGTGCCCTTTCGCTTCTAGGAATGCATTGTTCGTTAGATGGGACGGCAAAGTAGCTCCATGCATATACATGGCCCACGGATGGAGAAATACTTTCTACAAGGTAACGAGAACAATAAACCCTGTGATACTCGGAGACCTCAATAAAAAGAGTTTGATGGATATTTGGAACTCTGAGAACTATACGCAATATAAATTCAACCTAGATTTCATGTACTATCCGAGCTGTCCTGATTGCCCGTTACGGGACTATTGCACTCTCACACTATCCAATGATATGGATTGCTGGGGAAATCAGCCAAGCTGTGCCAGTTGCCCTTACGCGAGGGATATAGTAAGATGCCCGTTATAA
- a CDS encoding aldehyde ferredoxin oxidoreductase family protein encodes MLTGGYMGKFLRVNLWSGKLQDEVLPDHILRKWIGGRGLGVYLALKEVDPKADPLGPRNKVFILTGPATGVAGVTESGRWCSVTKAPLTDTVHDSQSGGNFGPELKFAGYDGIFIEDMSEKPVYLWIHDGKAELRDASHLWGLDVHSTTDKIREELTGEVGVNEASKIKVAAIGPAGERLVKFAAIMNDKNRAAGRGGHGAVLGSKKLKAIAVLGHQVPKIGKMDLFREVVKDIVKKHKENPVTSEGLPQLGTAILVNIINQNGLLPTKNFQSGYFEGAEKISGETLAETYLDKKKSIEEACWGCVITCARYSRVGKSPFSGEGGGPEYETVWAFGAQTGNDNFESVIKANFLANELGLDTISTGNTIGALFELLEKGKFPKEKLRGLKAEWGTPEAVVELTWRTAFRSGVGDELAEGSYRLASKYGAPELSMSVRKQELPAYDPRGAQGHALAYATSNRGGCHLRAYMISPEVLGVPMLVDRFETKGKPALVKEFQDVFGVIDSMILCKFSSFALWDEDYAKILSAVTGWDISKDEVHKIGEMIYNAERAFNVLSFGDGVEYDTLPPRFLKEPMPEGASKGQVVRLDEMLPEYYKLRGWLNGRPTRAKLEELELKWIADRLEEENLLPE; translated from the coding sequence ATGTTGACAGGAGGATATATGGGTAAATTCCTTAGAGTAAATCTCTGGAGCGGGAAACTGCAAGACGAGGTTTTACCTGATCACATTCTAAGAAAATGGATAGGTGGTAGAGGCCTAGGAGTATATTTAGCGTTAAAGGAGGTAGATCCTAAGGCTGATCCTCTTGGTCCTAGGAACAAGGTATTTATACTGACAGGCCCTGCAACGGGCGTGGCGGGAGTAACCGAGTCTGGTAGATGGTGTAGTGTAACAAAAGCGCCACTAACAGACACTGTACATGACAGTCAAAGTGGCGGAAACTTCGGTCCAGAATTAAAGTTCGCAGGATATGATGGTATATTCATTGAGGACATGTCCGAGAAGCCTGTTTACCTATGGATCCATGATGGAAAAGCAGAGCTGAGAGATGCAAGTCATTTATGGGGGCTAGATGTTCACTCGACTACAGACAAAATACGAGAAGAGTTGACGGGCGAGGTAGGTGTGAATGAAGCGAGTAAAATCAAAGTAGCTGCTATAGGTCCTGCAGGTGAGAGGCTAGTTAAATTCGCCGCAATAATGAACGATAAGAACAGGGCAGCTGGAAGAGGAGGACACGGAGCTGTCCTTGGTAGTAAAAAACTCAAGGCTATAGCAGTCCTGGGACATCAAGTCCCGAAGATAGGTAAAATGGATCTATTTAGAGAAGTAGTCAAAGATATAGTGAAAAAACATAAAGAGAATCCTGTCACAAGCGAAGGCCTTCCACAGCTAGGAACAGCTATACTCGTCAATATAATAAACCAAAACGGATTGCTACCGACCAAGAACTTCCAATCAGGCTATTTCGAGGGAGCCGAGAAAATAAGTGGTGAAACGCTAGCCGAAACCTACCTAGATAAGAAAAAGAGCATAGAAGAAGCATGCTGGGGCTGTGTAATAACTTGTGCTAGATACTCCCGAGTAGGAAAATCACCCTTCAGCGGTGAAGGTGGCGGCCCCGAGTATGAAACCGTCTGGGCTTTTGGAGCCCAGACAGGCAATGATAATTTCGAGTCCGTTATAAAGGCTAACTTCTTAGCCAATGAACTAGGCTTAGACACTATTTCGACGGGCAATACGATTGGAGCCCTCTTTGAGCTCTTGGAAAAAGGCAAATTCCCCAAAGAAAAGCTGAGGGGGTTGAAAGCAGAGTGGGGTACCCCTGAAGCCGTGGTTGAGCTAACGTGGAGAACAGCGTTTAGAAGCGGAGTAGGGGATGAGCTTGCAGAAGGCTCCTATAGGCTGGCAAGCAAATACGGTGCACCAGAACTATCCATGAGTGTTAGGAAACAAGAGCTACCTGCATATGATCCTAGAGGGGCACAAGGCCATGCCTTAGCATATGCAACAAGCAACAGAGGAGGCTGTCACTTAAGAGCTTATATGATAAGCCCTGAAGTACTGGGAGTACCTATGCTTGTAGACAGGTTTGAGACGAAAGGCAAACCTGCCCTTGTTAAAGAGTTCCAGGATGTATTCGGTGTAATTGACTCTATGATTCTATGTAAATTCAGTAGTTTTGCCTTATGGGATGAGGATTATGCCAAGATACTTTCTGCAGTAACCGGCTGGGATATTAGTAAAGATGAAGTCCATAAAATAGGTGAAATGATATATAATGCTGAGAGGGCATTCAATGTGTTAAGCTTCGGAGATGGAGTTGAATATGATACGCTTCCTCCTAGATTCTTGAAAGAACCCATGCCTGAAGGTGCTAGCAAGGGACAGGTGGTAAGGCTAGATGAAATGCTTCCTGAATACTATAAGCTAAGAGGTTGGCTCAATGGAAGACCAACAAGAGCAAAACTAGAGGAATTAGAGCTTAAATGGATTGCAGATAGGTTAGAAGAAGAAAATCTTCTACCGGAATAA
- a CDS encoding DUF460 domain-containing protein, producing the protein MSERKSTYMGVDINAGSSPSSIYKPRYSLIVIDSDKRVLYKNEEATLPRIIRLAWEYNVSSIGIDNVYELAPTEQGIAKILSLLPPETKLMQVTYNDGRFIPIKTVAEKHGISIHPGKLSPGKTAYIAALLAEKGIGGQVRLREEKTRITVSKARGGSKGGWSQGRYQRRLNSIISQVAQKIKETLDKGGLDYDESYRRSKGGLESAIFTVYAGREKIYGLIKPYDGRDYRIRVTPLYSQKLIIGERDITLSQRPVIVGVDPGIYTGLAVLDISGNILYLYSSKNLDRSKIASILSDIGKPVVIATDVNPPPDTVKKLSAMFNTQLYVPPVSLSTAEKRSLADQTYPEYEDTHQRDALAAAYKAYRELSEKFKQIEVYVSKRKLNLDIDKIKEAIVKGKTIAEAVEDEIERKIGIVELSSIGRKDNASNVQKKVQEESCTIALAEYRERLEYLLYTRRKLENEIRKLNNELDYFKKAQKNAVRELRKEVEQEIQVEKYKGRIYSLEKRLTDLESLLTEVRKEKNLLLRSITSLARKDKAIGYYIERLTIDSLKNLEKVINGVIPEGSVIIVGENDPYDSKAIELLLSRRIEGLIVTGIPAFTGLVESKGLPVVSIDEGDMQRAEYIVFLDYSILSRIKKRRLELGSTGLDQEKLELLMKAYKKGLIEK; encoded by the coding sequence ATGTCTGAGAGGAAATCTACATATATGGGTGTAGATATAAATGCAGGAAGTAGTCCCTCATCGATATACAAGCCTAGGTATTCTCTCATAGTAATCGATTCAGATAAGAGGGTATTATATAAGAACGAGGAAGCTACTCTACCCAGGATCATTAGACTCGCGTGGGAGTATAATGTTTCATCTATAGGAATCGACAATGTATATGAACTAGCACCTACCGAGCAAGGAATAGCCAAGATACTATCGTTGCTCCCTCCGGAAACAAAACTGATGCAAGTAACATATAACGACGGAAGATTCATACCCATAAAAACTGTAGCTGAAAAGCATGGTATAAGCATTCATCCGGGGAAATTATCGCCAGGGAAAACAGCCTACATAGCAGCACTCTTAGCTGAAAAGGGAATAGGAGGGCAAGTCCGGTTAAGGGAGGAAAAAACGCGTATAACGGTATCCAAAGCAAGAGGGGGATCAAAAGGAGGCTGGAGCCAGGGAAGATATCAGAGAAGATTGAATAGTATTATCAGTCAGGTGGCGCAAAAGATAAAAGAGACTCTTGACAAAGGCGGCTTAGACTACGATGAATCCTATAGGAGGAGTAAGGGAGGGCTGGAATCAGCAATATTTACAGTTTACGCGGGAAGGGAGAAGATATATGGTCTAATAAAACCATATGATGGACGGGACTATAGGATCCGGGTGACGCCACTATATAGCCAGAAACTCATCATAGGAGAACGGGATATAACCCTCTCCCAGAGACCCGTGATTGTTGGCGTTGACCCGGGAATATATACTGGACTAGCAGTCCTTGATATATCAGGGAACATATTGTACTTATATTCTTCTAAAAACTTGGATCGCTCAAAAATTGCCTCAATATTATCTGATATAGGTAAGCCAGTAGTGATTGCTACAGACGTTAATCCTCCACCTGACACTGTCAAGAAGCTGTCGGCAATGTTTAACACGCAATTATATGTTCCACCTGTCAGTCTATCGACCGCTGAGAAAAGATCTCTAGCTGACCAAACATACCCTGAATATGAGGATACTCATCAAAGGGATGCCCTTGCAGCCGCATACAAGGCTTACAGGGAGCTCAGTGAGAAATTCAAGCAGATCGAGGTCTATGTTTCTAAGAGGAAGCTAAACTTGGATATTGATAAGATCAAAGAAGCTATTGTAAAAGGTAAAACTATAGCAGAGGCTGTAGAAGATGAGATTGAGAGGAAAATAGGTATTGTTGAGCTATCATCTATAGGCAGAAAAGATAATGCCTCCAACGTTCAGAAAAAAGTGCAAGAGGAGTCATGTACTATTGCCCTGGCTGAATATAGGGAACGTCTAGAATATTTGTTATACACTCGTAGGAAGCTGGAAAACGAAATAAGAAAGCTGAATAACGAACTGGATTATTTTAAGAAAGCTCAGAAGAATGCTGTACGCGAGTTAAGGAAAGAGGTAGAACAGGAAATTCAGGTAGAGAAATATAAAGGCAGGATATATAGTTTAGAGAAAAGATTAACTGACTTAGAGTCGTTGTTAACCGAAGTTAGAAAAGAGAAAAATCTTTTGCTTCGCAGTATAACTAGTTTAGCTAGGAAGGATAAGGCTATTGGATATTATATTGAGAGACTAACAATTGATTCGTTGAAGAACCTTGAAAAAGTTATCAATGGAGTAATCCCAGAAGGATCTGTAATCATCGTGGGTGAGAATGACCCGTATGATTCGAAAGCTATAGAACTCCTATTATCTAGAAGAATCGAGGGTTTGATAGTAACTGGTATACCAGCGTTTACCGGTTTAGTTGAAAGCAAAGGTTTACCGGTAGTATCTATAGATGAAGGGGATATGCAAAGAGCCGAGTACATAGTATTTCTAGATTATTCAATTCTCAGTAGAATTAAGAAGAGAAGGCTTGAGTTAGGCTCAACGGGTTTGGATCAGGAGAAGCTTGAGTTGTTAATGAAGGCCTATAAGAAGGGGTTAATTGAAAAATAG
- a CDS encoding serine/threonine protein kinase — MVSQLAILYNKTDNDMFRVLRAIESLLIKYEYPPIELVEKRSRLPPGRFRKALERLIESKLIKKGKHQLMGYTLTFQALDLLSLRTLAMRGTVSELGPKIGVGKESEVYDALSPSGMRLVLKFHREGTRSFKRVRKTRVYMADSTRKQWILKAKLIGEREFKALDTLYKLEALVPKPIDYNRHAVVQEYIEGVELYALPSNSIDNPLELLSDIINTILIAYKKAGIVHGDLSEYNIFISIEGKPYVIDWPQYVCKGDPNANQLLKRDVYYIIRFFNKKFKVGVDPEEVLREIKGGTNV, encoded by the coding sequence ATGGTTTCACAGTTAGCCATACTTTACAATAAAACAGATAATGATATGTTTAGAGTTCTAAGAGCAATAGAATCTCTTCTTATAAAATATGAATACCCACCGATCGAACTGGTTGAGAAAAGATCCAGATTACCACCCGGTAGGTTTAGAAAAGCCCTTGAGAGACTAATTGAATCAAAGCTCATAAAGAAAGGAAAACATCAGCTCATGGGTTATACTCTAACATTTCAAGCTTTGGATCTACTGTCCTTAAGAACATTAGCAATGAGAGGCACGGTATCGGAACTAGGGCCCAAGATAGGTGTAGGCAAAGAGAGTGAGGTTTATGATGCATTATCCCCTAGTGGTATGAGGCTTGTCCTTAAATTTCACCGTGAAGGTACTAGGTCATTTAAAAGGGTAAGGAAAACCAGGGTATACATGGCAGATTCTACAAGAAAGCAATGGATACTCAAAGCCAAACTGATAGGTGAAAGAGAGTTCAAGGCCCTGGACACTCTATACAAGCTTGAGGCATTAGTTCCCAAACCAATAGATTACAACAGGCACGCCGTAGTGCAAGAATACATAGAAGGAGTAGAACTATATGCTCTTCCGAGTAATAGTATAGATAACCCGCTAGAGTTACTCTCCGATATAATTAACACAATCCTAATTGCTTACAAAAAAGCAGGGATAGTCCATGGTGATCTCAGTGAGTACAATATTTTCATTTCCATTGAAGGTAAACCCTATGTAATAGATTGGCCGCAATATGTATGCAAAGGAGATCCGAATGCGAATCAATTATTAAAAAGAGATGTGTATTACATAATAAGATTCTTCAACAAGAAATTCAAAGTTGGAGTGGATCCGGAAGAGGTCCTAAGAGAGATTAAGGGAGGCACTAATGTCTGA
- a CDS encoding ArsR family transcriptional regulator — translation MSNEQNKIPVPEKEGIYEKDGVLYVRGFNYIERVADALSGETRILILKKLSEGEMDVAELAEVLNHSKANISSQIRKLEEAGLVKSAYKPGKRGIKKIVQRTIKEIRIFLE, via the coding sequence TTGAGTAATGAACAAAACAAAATACCTGTCCCTGAAAAGGAAGGAATCTATGAGAAAGATGGAGTTCTATATGTAAGAGGCTTCAACTACATTGAAAGAGTAGCCGATGCTCTCTCAGGTGAAACAAGGATCTTGATACTTAAGAAGCTTAGTGAAGGAGAGATGGATGTCGCTGAGCTAGCTGAGGTTTTAAATCATAGTAAAGCGAATATAAGCAGTCAGATAAGAAAACTCGAGGAAGCTGGGCTTGTCAAATCTGCATATAAACCAGGTAAGAGAGGTATAAAGAAAATTGTTCAAAGAACAATAAAGGAGATTAGAATATTTCTCGAATAA
- a CDS encoding CTP synthase — MEKYVFVTGGVLSSVGKGITSASLGMLLQKRGYSVTIIKIDPYINVDAGTMNPYMHGEVYVTEDGGETDLDLGHYERFLGVNLSKKNNITTGKIYMEVIEKERRGDYLGQTVQVIPHVTDVIKEHIRAVSRGTGSDITIVEIGGTVGDIEGLPFLEAIRQMGLEMGESNRVYIHVALSPYLHTTGEQKTKPIQHSVQELRRIGIQPDIIVARSHTPLDLAAKRKISLYGSVPLEAVINSYDVSTIYRVPLILEEQRLTRLVLRKLSLDENDRVNLSEWIDFVDRIEDGLETLKVSMVGKYVKLKDSYISIVEALKHAAAFHRVRLELEWFEATDIERGALDANQILMGDGVVILPGFGKRGFEGKIEAIKVTREAEKPLIGICLGMQLSVVEIARHLAGLKGANTTEADPNTPHPVIVLQEEQSKLKRLGGTMRLGALPVKILPNTMAYEVYQNHIVYERHRHRYEVNPDYIDKLEAVGLRVSAVSMDDENRVEIIELKKSMHPYFIAYQPHPEFKSRPLDPSPPFKSFIGAVKFLKEYS; from the coding sequence GTGGAGAAATATGTATTTGTGACTGGTGGAGTGCTATCCAGTGTTGGAAAAGGTATAACATCAGCTTCACTAGGCATGCTCCTCCAGAAAAGAGGGTATAGCGTAACTATAATCAAAATAGATCCATACATAAACGTTGATGCAGGCACAATGAATCCCTATATGCATGGAGAGGTATATGTAACAGAAGATGGAGGAGAAACGGATCTAGACCTTGGTCATTACGAGCGTTTCCTGGGTGTAAATCTTTCAAAAAAGAATAACATAACTACGGGAAAAATTTACATGGAGGTGATTGAGAAAGAAAGAAGAGGAGACTATCTAGGCCAAACAGTACAAGTAATACCTCATGTAACAGATGTTATAAAAGAGCATATAAGAGCAGTATCGAGAGGTACGGGTTCAGATATCACAATAGTAGAAATAGGTGGTACAGTGGGAGATATTGAGGGCCTTCCATTCTTAGAAGCCATAAGGCAAATGGGTTTAGAGATGGGTGAATCAAACCGGGTATATATACATGTCGCATTATCCCCGTATTTGCATACTACAGGGGAACAGAAGACTAAACCTATTCAACACAGCGTTCAAGAACTAAGGAGAATAGGAATACAGCCTGATATAATAGTAGCAAGATCTCACACACCTCTTGATTTAGCTGCAAAGAGAAAAATATCGCTTTATGGTAGCGTCCCCCTTGAGGCAGTGATAAACAGTTATGATGTTTCAACAATATACAGGGTCCCCCTTATTCTTGAAGAACAGAGGCTAACGAGGCTTGTTCTCAGAAAACTATCGCTAGATGAAAACGATAGAGTTAATCTTTCCGAGTGGATCGACTTTGTTGACAGGATAGAGGACGGCTTAGAAACTCTTAAAGTTTCAATGGTAGGTAAATATGTTAAGCTTAAAGATAGCTATATAAGCATAGTAGAAGCGTTAAAACATGCCGCAGCTTTTCATAGAGTGAGACTAGAGTTAGAATGGTTTGAAGCAACAGATATAGAACGTGGTGCTCTCGACGCTAATCAGATATTAATGGGGGATGGAGTAGTTATCCTTCCAGGTTTTGGTAAAAGAGGATTTGAGGGTAAGATAGAAGCAATAAAGGTAACTAGAGAAGCAGAGAAACCTTTGATCGGTATATGTCTAGGCATGCAACTAAGTGTTGTTGAGATAGCACGACATTTGGCCGGGCTCAAGGGGGCTAATACGACGGAGGCGGATCCAAATACTCCCCACCCAGTGATAGTACTTCAGGAGGAACAATCTAAACTTAAAAGACTTGGAGGTACTATGAGGCTTGGTGCATTACCTGTAAAGATACTGCCTAATACAATGGCATATGAAGTTTATCAAAACCACATAGTCTACGAGAGACACAGGCATAGGTACGAGGTAAACCCGGACTATATTGACAAATTAGAGGCAGTAGGACTTCGAGTTTCAGCTGTTAGTATGGATGATGAGAATAGAGTTGAAATAATAGAATTAAAAAAGAGTATGCATCCCTATTTTATAGCATACCAGCCGCACCCGGAGTTTAAGAGCAGACCACTGGATCCTAGTCCGCCTTTCAAATCCTTTATTGGGGCTGTTAAGTTTCTAAAAGAGTATAGTTGA
- a CDS encoding NFACT family protein, whose product MAKDTMSVIDVAAWVSTTGKNIVETSRLVNIYKIDKLFLFKLHTKIAGREILVIEPGRRIHFSKSTSTPKEFKQDSVLTALRKYTRGGIVRNIQQLNNDRIVTLNIKDHKIIVELMKKGILALLDKESKIIVATEYRRMKDRRIKPKELYIMPPNKNPQITLLSTEELKGHLIKGQDLVRGLVRGLGLPGEFAEETVHRVGLDKNMKPSELDSSQIELLQAGLKEIYEEAIQGRGYVVYENETPILAVSFKPTLYLERDLKVEYYNTLDDALDVLYSKRLREPKGLEKIMKEETGRVLASIEKHRKLVEEYTSKSAELREQAIFMSQYYAEFEKILGYIKKLKEEEGWDAIRKLGWVASVDPSTGNIIVLIKDRNIKLNIQKKLDDILNDMYKLAGELEGKARRAQKSLQDLEKMLTDAKKRAVRRFLRGFYRNRRRAWYEKYIWSITRNGFLVIAGKNADQNESIVKRYLEDNDVFLHAEIHGAPATIMKTGGKEPTENDIWDASILAASYSRAWKAGAGYVNVFWVKGSQVSKSPPAGEYISKGAFMIYGKKNYVRGVRLTLAFGLEPVEDCFLRVLIGSEEAVSRKSWLYVTIVPGDNPMDEFPEVFKRNTSKLVGNDCLVIESYPSEELTERLPGRFRKINASLGKKEYRPPFQNKALTDLYM is encoded by the coding sequence TTGGCTAAAGATACGATGTCAGTAATCGATGTAGCAGCATGGGTTAGTACTACAGGTAAAAACATTGTTGAGACATCAAGACTTGTAAATATTTACAAAATCGATAAACTGTTCTTATTTAAGCTACACACCAAAATAGCTGGTCGTGAAATCCTTGTAATAGAACCTGGAAGGCGTATACATTTCTCCAAGAGCACCTCCACCCCTAAAGAGTTCAAGCAAGACAGCGTACTTACAGCACTTAGGAAGTATACCAGAGGAGGAATTGTTAGGAATATTCAACAACTAAACAACGATAGAATAGTTACCCTAAACATAAAGGATCATAAGATTATTGTCGAATTAATGAAGAAAGGTATACTGGCACTACTTGACAAAGAATCCAAAATCATAGTGGCGACTGAATATAGAAGAATGAAGGACAGAAGGATAAAGCCTAAGGAATTATACATAATGCCGCCCAACAAAAATCCGCAGATTACCTTGTTATCAACGGAAGAGCTCAAAGGTCATTTAATAAAGGGTCAAGATCTTGTAAGAGGACTTGTAAGAGGACTAGGCCTACCCGGTGAATTCGCCGAAGAAACCGTTCATCGCGTTGGACTCGATAAAAACATGAAACCGTCTGAACTAGATAGTAGTCAAATCGAATTATTACAAGCCGGACTAAAAGAAATATATGAGGAAGCAATTCAAGGTAGGGGTTATGTGGTATATGAAAATGAAACCCCTATTCTTGCTGTTAGCTTTAAACCGACACTGTACCTGGAGCGTGACTTGAAAGTAGAGTACTATAACACACTAGATGATGCTCTTGATGTTCTATATAGCAAAAGATTGAGAGAGCCTAAAGGGTTAGAGAAGATAATGAAGGAAGAAACTGGCAGGGTTCTAGCGAGCATTGAAAAGCACAGAAAGTTAGTCGAAGAATACACTTCTAAATCAGCTGAACTTAGGGAACAAGCAATATTTATGTCCCAATATTATGCAGAGTTCGAAAAAATCCTTGGATACATAAAAAAGCTAAAGGAAGAAGAAGGCTGGGATGCTATAAGAAAACTTGGCTGGGTTGCTTCAGTAGATCCCTCTACTGGAAATATCATAGTATTAATTAAAGATAGAAACATTAAACTTAACATTCAAAAGAAATTGGATGACATTTTAAATGATATGTATAAACTTGCAGGTGAGTTAGAAGGAAAAGCTAGACGGGCTCAGAAATCTCTCCAGGACTTGGAGAAAATGTTAACCGATGCAAAAAAGAGGGCTGTTAGGAGGTTTTTACGGGGTTTTTACAGGAACAGGAGGAGAGCATGGTATGAAAAGTATATTTGGAGTATAACTAGAAACGGCTTCCTAGTTATAGCCGGTAAAAATGCCGATCAAAACGAGAGTATTGTAAAGAGATACCTTGAGGATAATGATGTTTTCTTACATGCTGAAATACACGGAGCACCAGCCACTATAATGAAAACTGGGGGAAAGGAACCAACTGAAAATGATATATGGGATGCATCAATTCTAGCTGCATCCTACAGCAGGGCATGGAAGGCTGGTGCAGGATATGTTAATGTTTTTTGGGTAAAGGGTTCGCAGGTGTCTAAGTCTCCTCCAGCAGGAGAATACATCTCAAAAGGAGCCTTCATGATATATGGAAAGAAAAACTATGTGCGAGGAGTCAGGCTAACTCTTGCATTTGGTTTGGAGCCTGTGGAGGACTGTTTTCTTAGGGTTTTAATAGGAAGCGAAGAGGCCGTATCAAGGAAATCATGGTTATACGTTACTATAGTCCCAGGCGATAATCCTATGGATGAATTCCCAGAGGTTTTTAAGCGGAATACTTCCAAGCTTGTAGGTAATGATTGTTTGGTCATTGAATCCTATCCTAGCGAAGAATTAACAGAGAGATTACCAGGTAGATTTAGAAAGATAAATGCATCACTAGGGAAAAAGGAGTATAGGCCGCCTTTTCAAAATAAAGCTCTCACCGATTTGTATATGTAA
- a CDS encoding CBS domain-containing protein has translation MEEEPIGDEEILLVKDVMSTPPITVSLDTTAKEIARIMSVRGIGSVIVIDGKGEIAGIITETDLIKRVLAPGLKPDETKAEDIMTRKVVKTYASDKLSDAVYRMKDYGIGHLPVVDIKTRKLVGLISKTDVALLSPMFMELLYISTGRKIREAG, from the coding sequence ATGGAGGAAGAACCTATAGGAGACGAGGAAATTCTACTAGTAAAAGACGTAATGAGCACTCCACCTATTACAGTTTCCCTTGATACTACTGCGAAAGAAATAGCAAGAATAATGAGTGTAAGGGGCATAGGTAGTGTTATTGTTATAGACGGGAAAGGGGAGATAGCTGGAATTATCACTGAAACTGATTTGATTAAGAGAGTACTCGCGCCTGGACTTAAGCCTGACGAAACGAAAGCTGAAGACATAATGACTAGGAAAGTGGTAAAAACTTATGCGAGTGATAAGCTAAGCGATGCAGTTTATAGAATGAAAGATTATGGTATTGGCCATTTACCAGTAGTAGATATAAAAACCAGAAAATTAGTTGGTTTGATATCTAAAACTGATGTGGCATTATTGTCCCCTATGTTCATGGAGCTTCTTTATATTTCAACGGGGAGAAAAATAAGGGAAGCGGGTTAA